The Streptococcus suis DNA window TGCCCACAGAACCCGCATCACCTGCCACTCTGCAGCTGAAATAGTTTGCTCCACAATCTCACCTCCATGAATCTATTTCTACAATTTCAGTTTACAACTGTAGTCAAAAAATGTCAAGAAGAAAGACTGAACCTCTCGTCCAGTCTTTTTTCTCTTAATGAGCCAGCATTTCCTGACCAATTTCCAAACCAGTCAAACCAACAAGGTAGTAAGTCGGCCAGTTTTCCAATTCTTCCAAAAGCTTATCTTGACTCTCTCCACCAAAGTAGATATGGAAGTGACCGGTTTTTACTGGTGCAATATTGTGATCGCTAAATTGAACATACTTGTAGTTTCCAGCATTTGCATCTGTTGCCTCAAACAAGAAACGAACGCCACGATTTCCTTTTTTGTAAGTCAAAATCTTATAACCCACATACTTATAAGTAAATTTCTCTTTCTTATCACCTACCACAAATTCCATGGTATTATCTGTAATATTAATTTGATCAACATCCGTTTTGTACCCAGTATCATAATATGCCTTATACTCATCAAATGTCATATCGCCTTTCAGTTTAGCCTTATAATCCCAGACTTGATCAAAGGTCCCATCAAGCCAATATGGATAAACAGATTTCCATTCGCCTGCATAGTCTGAGAGTGTGCGATCTTTTACAGCACTGTCTTCAAAATACCCATTATAGACCGTTTGTGGAGTCTCAGCCCCATCCTCTGGTAAAATTTCGGAACCAGCTTGAGAAGTTGTTTTTTCAAGGGCAGTCAGATTATCTTCCATAACAGAAATATAATCCTTACCATTTTTCATATCTTCATCTGTCAAACTTTCAAGAGGATTCAGAACATCCAGCTGAACACCTGTTTCATTTGCGAGTGTTTCAGCAACAGATTTCGACGTATTTTCTTCAAAGTATATATACTTGATTCCATATTCGTTGATATAGTCGGTTAATTCGGCCAACCGCGAAGGGGTAGAATCTTCATCCGCAGCAACACCCGTGATTGAAACTTGTCTCAAACCATAATCTAAAGCCAGATAAGCAAAAGCTGTATGTTGTGTAACAAAATACTTTTGTTTAGCGGCAGATAATGTCTCAGAATATTTAGTATCCAAAGCATCTAATTTCTCAATATAGGCTGCCGCATTTGTTTCAAAAGTCTCTTTCTTTTCTGGGTATTTAGCTACCAAACTATCACGAATAGTTTCTACAAGAGTAATTGCACGTGCAGGAGACAACCATACATGCGGATCATAAGGATGGCTATGCCCCTCCTCACTCTGGTCGTGATCCTCACCTTCTTCACTACCGGGTAACAAGAGCATCCCTTCCGTTGCTCTAATCACACTGACCTTTGAGGTGTCAATAGATTCCTCAACATCATGAACCCATGTTTCCATATTTTTATTTTCGTAAACAAAAACATCAGCTTCTTGAATTCGAGCAATATCTTTTGCTGAAGGTTCATAATCATGAACTTCTGTTCCAGCCTTAACCAACAGATCAACATTTGCCTCATCACCTGCCACCTGCTTAGTGAATTCATAAACAGGATAGAAGGTTGTTACAATATTTAGCTTCCCATCTTCAGAAGCTGTGCTATTGCCACATGCTCCTAAAAGCAAAGCTGAAATAGACACGAATATCAATCCAACTTTTTTCATCATTACTCCTTATTTTCTAAATTTTTGAACAACATTCACCAGTAAGAAAAAACTAATGAAAATCAAGGTAATACTTGCACTTGCTGGGGTTTCTGCATAATAGGATGTCATCAAACCTGTCACCATTCCTAAAAAGCCAATTGCCATCCCCGTAAAGATAACAGCTTTAAAACTCTTACCAAGTTGTAAGGCAATAGAAGCAGGTAGAACCATAATGGTTGAAACCAATAAAGCCCCCGCAGCAGGAATCATAAGAGCAATCGCAACACCAGTAACTACATTAAAGGCAATAGACATGGCTCTAACAGGCAATCCATCTACAAATGCGGTATCTTCATCAAAGGTAAGAATATACATAGGACGTAAAAATAACAACGTCAATAGAATGACAATCAAAGCAATCACAAATAAAGCAACTACTTGTTCTTGACTGATTGTTACAATCGAACCAAAAAGGTATTGTTCCAGACTAAGTCCAGACTTTCCTCCTGATTTATTCATAACAATTAACGAAATCGCCAAACCAGTCGACATGAGAATTGCCGTTCCGATTTCCATAAAGTTTTTATAAATAGTCCTCAAATATTCCAAAAATACAGCTGCTACAATTACAACAAGTACTGTTGAAAGAGTAGGCGAAATACCCAAAACCAAACCGAATGCAACACCAGCTAAAGAAACGTGACTGAGGGTATCTGACATTAGGCTTTGACGCCTAAGGATTAAGAAAACCCCTAGGATTGGTGAAAAGAAACTCATGGCAATAATCGCCAGAAAAGCGCGTTGCATAAAGTCGTAATTAAATACAGATAAATCAAACATGGACAACCTCCTCATCTGTTTCATGAACATTGAAACAACGCCAAGGAGACTGTTGATCACGAACCAGGTGAATATTACGATCAGCGTATTTATTCAATTCATCGGGATCGTGAGTAATCATCAATACAGATTTACCATGCTTTTTGGCTGAGTGATGCATGAGCTGGTAAAAGGCATCCTTTGTCCCTACATCCATACCAGTAGTAGGCTCATCCAAAATAAAAATATCCGGATCCGAAGCAAACATACGTGCTATTACAGCTCGTTGTTTTTGACCACCACTCAATGCTCCCAAACGTTTTTCACGATGCTCCCACATCCCTACAGATTCCAGACTTTTCCGAACATGTTCCTCATCATGGGCTGTCAATCGACGGAACCACCCTTGCCGAGGATAACGACCAGATTTTACAAACTCATAAACTGTACTCGGAAAGCCAGCATTAAAACTTGCTATCTGCTGAGGTAAGTAAGCCATACGTAATTTCTTACCTTTTATACTTTTTTCTGCAATAATGACTTTTCCATGTTTTGGCTTTAATATCCCTAAAGTTGCTTTAATTAGAGTAGATTTCGCCGCCCCATTCTCACCAGTTAATGTAACGAATTCACCGCTATCTAAATGGTAGTGAATATTTTCCAAAACCGGCTCCTTGTCGTAGTAAAACGACAAATCTTCCACAGTAATATATCTCATTTATTTTCTAATTTTCTCCACTAACTCATTCAAAAATCTTGCAATAAGCTCTTGTTCGTCAAGACTATAATTATCTAACAGTTCTTCATATGCTTCCAAAGTATGTGCATGATGATGCGCATGCTCCGCAGCAATAGGCTTTGCAGCCTCAGTCAGACTAAAACGAACAATACGTGCATCCTTTGAATCCTTTACTGCTACTAATAAGCCCTGAGCAACCAAAGATTTAGTAGCCTTTGTAATAGCAGCTTGACTAACATTCAGCTGCTTTGCAATTTCAGTATTAGTATACGCAGCTTTTTCAATAAGCATCAAAATATGCTCCTGCGTATTCGTCAACTTCGCCGTACTTTGACAAGAACCAACCAATATTTCCAACTGGTTCTCAGAACTCAAAACTATATCATGCAAACACTTCTCAATATCTAATGCAAATTGGTTCATAAGCACATCCTTAACCTTTTAATTAACTCGTTAAGTATATCATACTAATAAGAAAAAAACAAGAAAAAAATAAAAAATATTTAAAAGCTAACTTGTCAAAGTAAGTTCTAGTCTGACTCGAAAACTATAAACTAGACTGAGACGAAAAAATAAGGTAGAACTTGAGAACATTAAACTACATTTAGAATTAAAGAGTTTAGTTGAAAATGGTGAATAAAAATCAGAAAGTTGTACATGTTTTACTCCGTCAGATTAACCAACTAGATAAAGAGATTAGTAATTTTTAGTAACTCAACTGAAAATTTTAAAACCTCAAAACAAAAAGACAAGGCTTAGAAACCTTGTCTTTAATACTATACCGGCGGCCTACAAACTAGCGTTAAAATAAGTTAAAATAGATAACAAAAATGCGTTTAAATCAAGATATTATCACTCGCTAGTTAGTATAAAAATTGGTAAAGTTGACCAACTATTGACCAAGCTATTTTTCAATTTTAAAAAGAAAATTTTTCATTACTAAGTTACTTTTCTTAAATTTCATACAATTAGTTTAGTACCGACCTCGACTTTTGAGGTCTATACCAATATGGCATATATTTTATTCCCAAAAGTTGTTGAAATAGCGTAGTCTTTTCAATGAGTTTTGGGAATCCAAAAAATCTTCCTACTATATTAATAGTAAGAAGATTTTTTTTATTACTATTTTCTTGTATGGAATCTATAAGCAAAGAACCACCCAATTATAATAGATAGCATCCATCCACCCCATAAGGCAAGTATGAAAAGCATTACTGGTACGACTGTTAAGGATAATCTTAAAATCAGATAATCGGATGCCTTCGTGATAGCACGCGGTTTTGCTCTATCATATTTCGGAACTACACCAACAGGATAGCCGTATGAGTTATAAGTCACCTCGTGATGCGTATAGATATCTCCTCTTTCAAGCTCAGCCTTATAAATTGTTATGCTATTACGTACCATTCCACGAAAGAGAATATTACTACCGAAGAATCGTCCTGCTACTCTCAAAATAGCATCGAATACATAGGGATAAAGCAAGATATTAAATGTAATCCAAATGATTGTTAGAATTGTACTTGGAATCAACTCAAATTGATTATGATAGTGCTTGACGTTATAAGCTTCAAATTCTGCTATTTTAGCAGATAGACTTTGCCACTTCATATATTCTATGAAAATCATAAAACATGCACCAAATAGATTAACAGGATTCAAATAATACCGCAACGGAAAATGGAATAATACTTTTTTCATTTCACCACCACCAACGTCTAGGAGATGGAGATACTACATCTTTCACTACTCGAGTTGTTTCTTCTTCAAGATAGTTGAAAAGTATTCTCATTGCAGACATAGAAAGCAGTGTAAATTTCAAAAGAAATTTTACAATCAGATTTACAATGTTCATTTCTTACCCTCTACGTTTTCTTCTTGCACCAGTTAAACCAAGGCTTGACAATACCGTTACACCAAAGAGTGCCAATAGGCTTTCTTGTTCTCCTGTTTGTGGTAATGCTTTGGCTCGTGCAACACGTGAATAGGTCACTTCCTCACCTGATGTTGTTTGTGTAACAGTGATACCTGCTTGGTTTGTGTTATTGGCAGTTGTAGTTGGTGTATCAGCTTTCTTAGTTGATAAAGTCAAAACAGGCTTCTCATCAACAGTTGTAGCATCTTTTGGTACTGCAATGACTGTACCGTCAGGAAGAACAGTAATCACATTATCTTTTGCTTTGTCTTCAAGGTCTTTGAGACGGTCATATTCTGCTTGAAGTTCAGCCAATTTGCTTTCTTCTTCGGCAAGTTTGACGCTCAAGTCTTTAAGGGCGTTGTGTGCAACCTCAGCTTTAGCAATTGCTTCTTTAAGAGCAGCTTCTTTATCAGACAACTTAGCTTTTGCTTCTTCTAGCTTAGTACCAGCTTCAAGGTAACCTTTCAACTCAGTAGCAAGTGCTTTAGCTTCTTCAACCAAGCGGTCTTTTTCTGCAAGAAGAGCTTCTTTTTCAGCATTCAAGCTTGCAAGAGTTGCTTCTTGTTTTGTGAGTTCAGCTTTTGCTACTTCAAGTGCAGTTGCTTTACTTGCTTGAACAGCTTGTGCATCAGCAAGTTTAGCTTTTGCGTCATCAAGTGCTGCTTTCTTAGTTGCAAGGTCTGCTGAGAAGTTATCAACAGCTTTTTGTGCTTTAACTTCACGAGCTTGTGCATTTTGAAGAGCAATCTTCGCAAGGCGTAGGTTATTTTCTGCGACTTGTGTTTGAAGTGGAGTGGCAGTAGCTTCAGCCAAAACTTTTTCGGCTGCTGTTTTTACTTCAAGAGCGGTTGCATAATCTGAACTTGCTTTAGTCAATTGAGCCTTAGCTGCGTCAGATGCGGCTTGAGCTTGAGCTTGGTCAGCTTGTGCTTTCACAAGTGTGGCTTGAAGTACAGTTGGGTCTTCTGGGTTGGTGATTGGGGTGCCGTCGTTAGTGAATGCTACGACCAACCAATAATCACTATTGATATTTGCAACAGCAATACCAATGTTGTTTGCGAAGTTTAAGTTCGCTTGCAAGTGACCCCAGTTTGATGGGGCATCTGCAAATGATGTTACCAATAAAGCATTGTATACTGCACGCTTCAAATCTTCTTCAGTTTGAACGGTTGATTTTGAACCTAAACGAATTAGGTTTTCAACACCAGCACCGATATGTCCATCTGTTAATGGACTTGTTCCACGAGCTTTGTATTGGTCAGCACGTAATTGTGCTAAATCAATCGCTGCTTGTGTTACAGCAGTTGATGTCAAACCATTTAACGCTTGACGGATTTGAGTTAGACCTTGTACATATAATTGTGAAGCTGAAATCTTTTGTTCGTTTGTAAGATTATCAATATCGACAAGTACTGATTTGCTGTCTTTACCGATTGATACCGTTGATTGCTCAATAGCAGTTGCACCAGAGTCAGTCATAAAGTCTGAGTCGCCTTCGGCTTTGTCAGCTTTGAATTGAGTCAAGTCTGCAATTGTAACAGTATCCACATTTGCTAAAGCGTCTTGTGCATCATTTACTGCGTCAGTTGTTTGGTTTAAGGTATTAGTTGTTGAAACAACATCATCTTGAGCTTTTGTAAGAACAGCTTTAGATGTGTCAACAGCGTCTGATTTTACTGCGACATCAGTTGTTGCTGCATCAATTGCAGTTTGACGGTCAGCGTCAGCTTGTTTTGCTGTTGAGACTGCATCAGTTGCAGTTGCCACATTTGTTTCAGCATTTTGGACATCAGCTTTAGCTTGGTCAAGATTAGCTTGAGCTTCAGCGAGACCAGTACCAGAAATAGCGTCTTGTGCTGATTTGACGTTGTCTTCAGCAGCTGTCACGTCAGCATCAGCTGTGTCTTTTTCTGCTTGAGCAGTATCAACAGCAGTTTTTGCATCAGCAACAGTTTGAGTTTGTGATGCGATTTCAGCGTTAACTTCATCTGTTTCAGTAGCGTTAGCTTCTTGGTCTGCAAGATTAGCTGCTTGGTCAGCTTGGTTAGCTTCAATGTTTTCTGGTGTTGCGTTTGCAGCGTTAGCTTCTGCTTCAGATACAGCTTCAGTTGCAGTCGCAACGTCAGCTTCAGCAGTAGCCTGTGCTTGGTCAGCTTGTGTTGCTGCATCTTGTGCAGTATCTACTTGACCTTTAACGTCAGAAACAACTTGAGTCTGAGCATCAAGTGCTGGTTTAACATCAGCAGAAGTCTTAGTTGCTTCCGCTTTAGGTGCTTCTGTTGTAGAAACAACAGTGTCATTAGTTGCTTCAACTGTTGGTGTTGTTTCCTCAGCGAATGCTGGTGTACCAACTGTTGCAAGGGTGATTGCAGTTGTTGCTGCAAGGGATTTAAATGTGCTCTTTGCCATAAAGTTCTCCATTATTGTTTTA harbors:
- a CDS encoding metal ABC transporter ATP-binding protein, coding for MRYITVEDLSFYYDKEPVLENIHYHLDSGEFVTLTGENGAAKSTLIKATLGILKPKHGKVIIAEKSIKGKKLRMAYLPQQIASFNAGFPSTVYEFVKSGRYPRQGWFRRLTAHDEEHVRKSLESVGMWEHREKRLGALSGGQKQRAVIARMFASDPDIFILDEPTTGMDVGTKDAFYQLMHHSAKKHGKSVLMITHDPDELNKYADRNIHLVRDQQSPWRCFNVHETDEEVVHV
- a CDS encoding MarR family transcriptional regulator — protein: MNQFALDIEKCLHDIVLSSENQLEILVGSCQSTAKLTNTQEHILMLIEKAAYTNTEIAKQLNVSQAAITKATKSLVAQGLLVAVKDSKDARIVRFSLTEAAKPIAAEHAHHHAHTLEAYEELLDNYSLDEQELIARFLNELVEKIRK
- a CDS encoding SEC10/PgrA surface exclusion domain-containing protein; amino-acid sequence: MENFMAKSTFKSLAATTAITLATVGTPAFAEETTPTVEATNDTVVSTTEAPKAEATKTSADVKPALDAQTQVVSDVKGQVDTAQDAATQADQAQATAEADVATATEAVSEAEANAANATPENIEANQADQAANLADQEANATETDEVNAEIASQTQTVADAKTAVDTAQAEKDTADADVTAAEDNVKSAQDAISGTGLAEAQANLDQAKADVQNAETNVATATDAVSTAKQADADRQTAIDAATTDVAVKSDAVDTSKAVLTKAQDDVVSTTNTLNQTTDAVNDAQDALANVDTVTIADLTQFKADKAEGDSDFMTDSGATAIEQSTVSIGKDSKSVLVDIDNLTNEQKISASQLYVQGLTQIRQALNGLTSTAVTQAAIDLAQLRADQYKARGTSPLTDGHIGAGVENLIRLGSKSTVQTEEDLKRAVYNALLVTSFADAPSNWGHLQANLNFANNIGIAVANINSDYWLVVAFTNDGTPITNPEDPTVLQATLVKAQADQAQAQAASDAAKAQLTKASSDYATALEVKTAAEKVLAEATATPLQTQVAENNLRLAKIALQNAQAREVKAQKAVDNFSADLATKKAALDDAKAKLADAQAVQASKATALEVAKAELTKQEATLASLNAEKEALLAEKDRLVEEAKALATELKGYLEAGTKLEEAKAKLSDKEAALKEAIAKAEVAHNALKDLSVKLAEEESKLAELQAEYDRLKDLEDKAKDNVITVLPDGTVIAVPKDATTVDEKPVLTLSTKKADTPTTTANNTNQAGITVTQTTSGEEVTYSRVARAKALPQTGEQESLLALFGVTVLSSLGLTGARRKRRG
- a CDS encoding zinc ABC transporter substrate-binding protein AdcA, with amino-acid sequence MKKVGLIFVSISALLLGACGNSTASEDGKLNIVTTFYPVYEFTKQVAGDEANVDLLVKAGTEVHDYEPSAKDIARIQEADVFVYENKNMETWVHDVEESIDTSKVSVIRATEGMLLLPGSEEGEDHDQSEEGHSHPYDPHVWLSPARAITLVETIRDSLVAKYPEKKETFETNAAAYIEKLDALDTKYSETLSAAKQKYFVTQHTAFAYLALDYGLRQVSITGVAADEDSTPSRLAELTDYINEYGIKYIYFEENTSKSVAETLANETGVQLDVLNPLESLTDEDMKNGKDYISVMEDNLTALEKTTSQAGSEILPEDGAETPQTVYNGYFEDSAVKDRTLSDYAGEWKSVYPYWLDGTFDQVWDYKAKLKGDMTFDEYKAYYDTGYKTDVDQINITDNTMEFVVGDKKEKFTYKYVGYKILTYKKGNRGVRFLFEATDANAGNYKYVQFSDHNIAPVKTGHFHIYFGGESQDKLLEELENWPTYYLVGLTGLEIGQEMLAH
- a CDS encoding metal ABC transporter permease, with amino-acid sequence MFDLSVFNYDFMQRAFLAIIAMSFFSPILGVFLILRRQSLMSDTLSHVSLAGVAFGLVLGISPTLSTVLVVIVAAVFLEYLRTIYKNFMEIGTAILMSTGLAISLIVMNKSGGKSGLSLEQYLFGSIVTISQEQVVALFVIALIVILLTLLFLRPMYILTFDEDTAFVDGLPVRAMSIAFNVVTGVAIALMIPAAGALLVSTIMVLPASIALQLGKSFKAVIFTGMAIGFLGMVTGLMTSYYAETPASASITLIFISFFLLVNVVQKFRK